The following proteins come from a genomic window of Corynebacterium falsenii:
- a CDS encoding DUF6474 family protein, giving the protein MGLLGTMRKRRMERKAAEKAARYKAKAQVKADAELEKRKEAYLRKTAKQVRKIDAKEMKARRKHEQKMAKSAVEQLKAGRFNAQTISRYATASRVAAPIAVPLVYRLLTQLRGATEATAASRAGVNRDALAKYSGQDEAAAAYRARIDQVRDSLDKGVPSGFAKDIDERLDDLDDAVKNSGSMTENQARHVLKSVDRELDLIEAQVSTKKS; this is encoded by the coding sequence ATGGGACTGCTCGGCACGATGCGCAAGCGCCGCATGGAGCGCAAGGCGGCAGAAAAGGCCGCTCGCTACAAGGCAAAGGCACAGGTCAAGGCCGATGCTGAACTGGAGAAGCGGAAGGAAGCCTACCTGCGCAAGACCGCCAAGCAGGTGCGCAAGATCGACGCCAAGGAGATGAAGGCGCGCCGCAAGCACGAGCAGAAGATGGCGAAGTCCGCTGTGGAGCAGCTCAAGGCCGGGCGCTTTAACGCGCAGACCATTAGCCGCTACGCCACCGCGTCCCGCGTGGCAGCCCCCATCGCCGTGCCGCTGGTGTACCGCCTGCTGACCCAGCTGCGTGGCGCCACCGAGGCCACCGCCGCCTCGCGTGCCGGTGTGAACCGCGACGCGCTGGCGAAGTACTCCGGCCAGGACGAGGCTGCAGCGGCATACCGTGCTCGCATCGACCAGGTGCGCGACAGCCTGGATAAGGGCGTGCCCAGCGGCTTCGCCAAGGACATTGACGAGCGCCTCGACGATCTGGACGATGCGGTGAAGAACTCCGGTTCCATGACCGAAAACCAGGCCCGCCACGTACTGAAGTCCGTGGATCGCGAGCTGGACCTCATCGAAGCCCAGGTGTCCACGAAGAAGTCCTAG
- a CDS encoding TM0106 family RecB-like putative nuclease gives MTSDHRDAPTAPAALPAPVTPADIVGCRHRAVLRRASWPSPRMWVRQDIESEVERLSHRITTAARRQVVFDCLPDRPRIGDKLFPSRVDITPGPNAVEDTLEAMASGARLITRPALEYGPLHVEADLLVRHDRGHGVDEFMTYTPAVVSGHSVARKARSAAHADCRVTDVNALGLAVPAPAPWRHRASAGESQKVAMAHVVLEQLGFASGQVALIGRAGTTRVRCFYFDATTVLPGLSAALAEPVPSVPSRVKECKVCEFHNHCRAQLLSSLDISLMLPGDKNRLLREDGISTLPQLAEADRGEASALAAAWMRGESALRRPLRRWITDPMLWGGHEFVMPAVGTRPMEQQLADVVDVDVDMEAHPHRGTFLWGTFDGSRYIGFGDFSAAGDDGRHVAEFWAWLGQQRTRAEGAGKRLRVWVYSEQGENYWLRFYAERHGGQIYTLADGRTITMPTLDQVNEFIASEVWCDCFQLVRKALAPTDSLGLKTVAPLAGFSFSQEGVDGKAAVHLFEQAISGSKTTAQAARRTLERYNADDCVATSAVRAWLRRGAPGIKEV, from the coding sequence GTGACTAGTGACCATCGTGATGCGCCCACCGCCCCGGCAGCCCTGCCCGCGCCGGTCACTCCCGCAGATATCGTGGGTTGTCGTCACCGTGCGGTGTTGCGCCGCGCCTCGTGGCCGTCGCCGCGCATGTGGGTGCGCCAGGATATCGAGTCCGAGGTCGAGCGCCTCTCGCATCGCATCACCACCGCCGCCCGCCGCCAGGTGGTCTTCGATTGCCTCCCGGATCGCCCGCGCATCGGCGACAAGCTCTTCCCCTCCCGCGTGGACATCACTCCGGGGCCCAACGCCGTGGAGGACACGCTCGAGGCTATGGCCTCCGGCGCGCGCCTGATCACCCGCCCGGCGCTGGAGTACGGTCCGCTGCATGTGGAGGCGGACCTGCTGGTTCGCCACGATCGCGGTCACGGCGTGGACGAGTTCATGACCTACACGCCGGCGGTCGTCTCCGGTCACTCGGTGGCGCGCAAGGCCCGGTCGGCCGCACACGCCGATTGCCGCGTCACGGACGTCAACGCCCTGGGCCTGGCCGTGCCCGCTCCGGCGCCGTGGCGCCACCGCGCCTCGGCAGGGGAGTCGCAGAAAGTGGCGATGGCGCATGTGGTGCTGGAGCAGCTCGGTTTCGCCTCCGGCCAGGTGGCGCTCATCGGCCGTGCCGGCACCACGCGCGTTCGCTGTTTTTATTTCGACGCCACCACGGTCCTCCCCGGCCTGTCCGCCGCGTTGGCTGAGCCGGTTCCCTCTGTCCCGAGCCGGGTCAAGGAATGCAAGGTCTGCGAGTTCCATAACCATTGTCGCGCGCAGTTGCTGAGCTCGCTGGATATCTCGCTGATGCTGCCCGGGGATAAGAACCGCCTGCTGCGCGAGGACGGCATCTCCACGCTGCCGCAGCTGGCAGAGGCCGACCGCGGCGAGGCATCCGCACTGGCCGCGGCCTGGATGCGTGGGGAGTCGGCGCTGCGGCGGCCGCTGCGCCGGTGGATCACGGATCCGATGCTGTGGGGCGGCCACGAGTTCGTCATGCCCGCGGTGGGTACCCGCCCGATGGAGCAGCAGCTGGCAGACGTGGTGGATGTGGACGTGGACATGGAGGCGCACCCGCACCGCGGCACGTTCCTGTGGGGCACCTTCGACGGCTCCCGCTACATTGGCTTCGGCGATTTCAGCGCTGCGGGCGATGACGGGCGGCACGTCGCGGAGTTCTGGGCGTGGCTGGGCCAGCAGCGCACCCGCGCCGAGGGCGCGGGTAAGCGCCTGCGCGTGTGGGTCTACTCGGAGCAGGGCGAGAACTACTGGCTGCGCTTCTACGCCGAGCGCCACGGCGGGCAGATCTACACGCTGGCTGATGGTCGCACCATCACCATGCCCACGCTGGACCAGGTCAACGAGTTCATTGCCTCGGAGGTCTGGTGCGATTGCTTCCAGTTGGTGAGAAAGGCCTTGGCGCCCACGGACTCCCTGGGTTTGAAGACGGTTGCGCCCCTGGCCGGGTTCTCCTTCAGCCAGGAGGGCGTGGACGGCAAAGCCGCCGTGCACCTGTTTGAGCAGGCCATTTCCGGTTCCAAGACCACAGCGCAGGCGGCGCGGCGTACGCTGGAGCGCTACAACGCGGATGACTGCGTGGCAACGTCTGCCGTGCGCGCCTGGCTGCGGCGGGGCGCGCCGGGAATAAAAGAGGTATGA
- the msrA gene encoding peptide-methionine (S)-S-oxide reductase MsrA codes for MSSLFERMMALNTRGPFRAERVDANSALKGGKHPVLPNPQPNAVLGTPLVGANDPAWDGRALDEIVLGMGCFWGAERMFWDVDGVVGTSVGYAGGWTQNPTYREVCTGRTGHAEVVRVVFDPEVVSVEEILKIDFENHNPTQGDRQGNDVGSQYRSAVYTSSPEQQKRAEAAVAAWKQRFVDAGLGEVTTEVSELVTTGNGHYYLAEDEHQQYLHKNPGGYCNHGPNGVSCPVGVI; via the coding sequence ATGAGCAGCTTGTTTGAACGAATGATGGCCCTTAACACGCGCGGTCCTTTCCGCGCTGAGCGGGTGGACGCCAACTCCGCACTCAAGGGCGGCAAGCACCCCGTGCTGCCCAACCCCCAACCGAACGCGGTGCTCGGCACGCCGCTGGTGGGCGCGAATGATCCCGCGTGGGATGGCCGCGCTCTCGATGAGATCGTGCTGGGTATGGGCTGTTTCTGGGGTGCCGAGCGGATGTTCTGGGATGTCGACGGCGTGGTGGGGACCTCCGTGGGATACGCCGGTGGGTGGACTCAGAACCCCACCTACCGCGAGGTCTGCACCGGTCGCACTGGCCATGCGGAAGTCGTCCGCGTGGTCTTCGACCCGGAGGTGGTGAGCGTGGAGGAGATTTTGAAGATCGACTTCGAGAACCATAATCCCACCCAGGGTGATCGCCAGGGCAACGATGTGGGCTCGCAGTACCGTTCTGCCGTGTACACCTCGAGCCCCGAGCAGCAGAAGCGCGCCGAGGCCGCCGTTGCGGCGTGGAAGCAGCGCTTCGTTGATGCCGGCCTGGGCGAGGTCACCACGGAGGTCAGCGAGCTGGTCACCACCGGCAATGGCCACTACTACCTCGCCGAGGATGAGCACCAGCAGTACCTGCACAAGAATCCCGGCGGTTATTGCAACCACGGGCCGAATGGCGTGAGCTGCCCGGTCGGTGTGATCTAA
- a CDS encoding superoxide dismutase produces MQKYELPDLPYPYDALEPHISAEIMEIHHTKHHQNYVNGANTALEKLAEARKNGELGPVVTGLSKDLAFNLGGHTNHSLFWKNLSPNGGGEPTGELAEAINRDFGSFEAFKEHFSAAALGLQGSGWAVLGYDHIAGNLVIQQMTDQQGNLSVDLTPLLMLDMWEHAFYLQYKNVKADYVKAIWNVFNWDEVAKRYEAAAK; encoded by the coding sequence ATGCAGAAGTACGAACTGCCCGATCTGCCTTACCCGTACGACGCTCTAGAGCCCCACATCTCCGCTGAGATCATGGAGATCCACCACACCAAGCACCACCAGAACTACGTTAACGGTGCTAACACCGCTCTGGAGAAGCTGGCTGAGGCTCGCAAGAACGGCGAGCTGGGCCCCGTTGTTACCGGCCTGTCCAAGGACCTGGCGTTCAACCTGGGTGGCCACACCAACCACTCCCTCTTCTGGAAGAACCTCTCCCCCAACGGTGGCGGCGAGCCGACCGGTGAGCTGGCAGAGGCCATCAACCGCGACTTCGGCTCCTTCGAGGCTTTCAAGGAGCACTTCTCCGCAGCCGCACTGGGCCTGCAGGGCTCCGGCTGGGCTGTGCTGGGTTACGACCACATCGCTGGCAACCTGGTTATCCAGCAGATGACCGACCAGCAGGGCAACCTGTCTGTCGACCTGACCCCGCTGCTCATGCTGGACATGTGGGAGCACGCCTTCTACCTGCAGTACAAGAACGTGAAGGCTGACTACGTGAAGGCCATCTGGAACGTCTTCAACTGGGACGAGGTCGCCAAGCGCTACGAGGCTGCTGCTAAGTAG
- a CDS encoding L-lactate dehydrogenase → MTTYAHAHGQSAEADAQGSGVASNKENTNTGGATLGSKIVLIGAGDVGVAYAYTVVNQGLTDHLAIIDLDERKTWGHVQDLNHAVPWSHHNTRVTVGSYEDCRDAALVVVCAGAAQKPGETRLDLVAKNTKIFEKIIGDVMDNGFDGVFLVASNPVDILTYATWKISGLDSSRVIGSGTILDTARFRYGLGQYFDVAPTSVHAYVIGEHGDTELPVLSAGSVAGTSITRRLQTMGERSKMDMDDIFTRTRDAAYEIIQAKGSTSFGIGMGLARITQAVFGNQDVVLPVSALLEGQYGFSDLYIGTPAVINRQGIRHVVELDLDETEREQFAHSAEVLAGVMKGTGLN, encoded by the coding sequence ATGACAACGTACGCACACGCACACGGCCAGTCCGCGGAAGCGGATGCACAGGGCTCAGGTGTGGCGTCGAATAAAGAAAACACCAATACAGGCGGGGCAACGCTGGGCAGCAAGATCGTGCTCATCGGGGCGGGGGACGTGGGCGTGGCGTACGCGTACACGGTCGTGAACCAGGGGTTGACCGACCACCTCGCGATTATTGACCTCGACGAGCGGAAGACGTGGGGGCACGTTCAGGACCTCAACCACGCCGTGCCGTGGTCGCACCACAACACCCGCGTGACCGTCGGCAGCTACGAGGACTGCCGGGACGCCGCGCTGGTCGTGGTGTGCGCGGGTGCGGCGCAGAAGCCGGGTGAGACGCGTCTGGACCTGGTGGCGAAGAACACGAAGATCTTCGAAAAGATCATCGGTGACGTGATGGACAATGGGTTCGATGGGGTGTTCCTGGTGGCGTCGAACCCAGTGGATATCCTCACGTACGCCACGTGGAAGATCAGCGGGCTGGATTCCAGCCGGGTCATCGGTTCCGGAACCATCTTGGATACTGCGCGCTTCCGCTACGGGCTGGGGCAGTACTTCGACGTGGCGCCGACCTCCGTGCATGCTTACGTGATCGGTGAGCATGGGGACACGGAGCTACCGGTGCTGTCGGCCGGATCGGTGGCGGGCACGTCCATCACCCGGCGGCTGCAGACGATGGGGGAGCGGTCGAAGATGGACATGGATGACATTTTCACTCGCACGCGCGACGCTGCCTACGAGATCATCCAGGCGAAGGGCTCCACGAGCTTCGGCATCGGCATGGGGCTGGCGCGGATTACCCAGGCGGTGTTCGGCAACCAGGACGTGGTGCTGCCCGTCTCCGCGCTGCTCGAGGGGCAGTACGGGTTCAGTGACCTTTATATTGGTACGCCTGCGGTGATCAACCGGCAGGGCATCCGGCACGTTGTGGAGCTGGACCTCGATGAGACCGAGCGGGAGCAGTTCGCGCACTCGGCGGAGGTGCTGGCCGGGGTGATGAAGGGTACCGGGCTGAACTAA
- a CDS encoding patatin-like phospholipase family protein — MLTVNNTALVFEGGAMRAVYSAALVEALIEADVDFRWVYGNSASTSHVAFYITKDVDRMRQTFTTFPSHPEFGGLRAWARGRGFFNAEFVFGRATEPDHPLNMDWDAFNNSPVNYRITGFNALTGHTEHWGREDIHSPKDFYLRARASSSLPFFMPPVWIDGAPWYDGAFGPTGGLPLDSPAVDGFDRVFVATTRTRDYRKAPGHIDYLVRKRFAAYPHLAESIITRHERYNQTKDHLLEMEREGRAYIFTPESITIGNGNRNRKRLEEAYSRGLEQARREMPAIVDFLRAGETNARAGETGSTETNAR, encoded by the coding sequence GTGCTTACGGTCAACAACACCGCGCTCGTCTTCGAAGGCGGCGCCATGCGGGCGGTGTATTCAGCCGCACTCGTGGAAGCGCTCATCGAGGCAGACGTGGATTTTCGCTGGGTCTACGGCAACTCGGCCTCCACGTCCCACGTCGCGTTTTACATCACCAAGGATGTTGACCGGATGCGGCAGACGTTCACCACGTTCCCATCGCACCCCGAGTTCGGAGGACTCAGGGCGTGGGCGCGCGGCCGCGGGTTCTTTAACGCGGAGTTCGTCTTCGGCCGCGCCACCGAGCCCGACCATCCCCTCAACATGGACTGGGATGCCTTCAACAATTCCCCGGTGAATTACCGCATCACGGGGTTCAACGCCCTCACCGGCCACACCGAGCACTGGGGGCGCGAGGACATCCATTCCCCCAAGGATTTCTACCTGCGCGCCCGTGCGTCGTCTTCCCTGCCGTTCTTCATGCCACCCGTCTGGATCGACGGTGCCCCGTGGTATGACGGTGCCTTCGGCCCCACCGGCGGACTGCCGCTCGATTCCCCGGCCGTGGATGGTTTCGATCGCGTCTTCGTGGCCACCACCCGCACCCGCGATTACCGCAAAGCCCCTGGCCACATCGACTACCTCGTGCGCAAGCGTTTCGCGGCCTACCCGCACCTCGCGGAGTCCATCATCACCCGGCACGAGCGCTACAACCAGACCAAGGATCACCTCCTCGAGATGGAGCGCGAGGGCCGCGCCTACATCTTCACCCCGGAATCCATCACCATCGGCAACGGCAACAGGAACCGCAAGCGCCTCGAGGAGGCGTACTCCCGCGGTCTCGAGCAGGCCCGGCGCGAGATGCCCGCCATCGTGGACTTCCTCCGCGCCGGCGAAACCAACGCCCGCGCCGGCGAAACCGGCAGCACCGAAACCAACGCCCGTTAG
- a CDS encoding glycerophosphodiester phosphodiesterase family protein: protein MKIIAHRGASGERPEHTMAAYELALERDADGFECDIRLTRDGELVCIHDRTVERVSDGTGAVSEMTLAQLRELNFGTPEEPAEVLTLRQLLEFFRDSRERGGADDREIFIETKHPNRYGPRVESALNQELRYQGLDADSGVHLISFSPQSLVRFKLINPKIHRILLRREYQRMLNPGLQALHVVDAHGLSVARGKVRPDIIGRYGDGTYVWTADKEEDVRWAARRDVTWLATNYPGRAKMWSDDEAQVQYAR, encoded by the coding sequence ATGAAGATTATTGCCCACCGTGGGGCCTCCGGGGAACGCCCCGAGCACACCATGGCCGCCTACGAGCTCGCATTGGAACGCGACGCCGACGGGTTCGAGTGCGACATTCGCCTCACCCGCGACGGCGAACTGGTGTGCATCCACGACCGGACAGTGGAACGAGTCTCCGACGGCACGGGCGCCGTGAGCGAAATGACGCTCGCGCAACTGCGCGAGCTCAACTTCGGCACGCCCGAGGAGCCCGCCGAGGTGCTGACGCTGCGGCAACTCCTCGAATTCTTCCGAGACAGTCGGGAACGTGGGGGCGCTGACGATAGGGAAATCTTCATCGAAACCAAGCACCCCAACAGGTACGGGCCCCGTGTGGAATCAGCGCTCAACCAGGAACTTCGTTACCAGGGGCTCGACGCCGACTCGGGCGTGCACCTCATTAGCTTCAGCCCGCAATCGCTGGTGCGATTCAAGCTGATTAACCCGAAGATCCACCGGATTCTGCTGCGCCGCGAGTACCAGCGGATGCTCAACCCCGGGCTGCAGGCGCTGCACGTTGTCGATGCGCACGGGCTGTCTGTGGCGCGTGGCAAGGTGCGCCCGGACATTATTGGTCGTTACGGCGACGGCACCTACGTGTGGACCGCCGACAAGGAAGAAGACGTGCGCTGGGCCGCGCGCCGGGACGTGACCTGGTTGGCGACGAATTATCCGGGTCGCGCGAAGATGTGGAGCGATGACGAAGCGCAGGTGCAATACGCGCGGTAG
- a CDS encoding DUF5926 family protein, translated as MAKKKKNQENLPEGMSRRQAKLAARAAERAKLQKDPRPYDGFAMEADLIALQEFVPSAHFTADVKGADRTVRIVTVLPGAVAALVRSEEDSNGSNGAVEALVALQTQRRGDNPNRDLAYKLNWAINAKPGESLDTGIADGSEPALTDLLDKDMDEPITVAQDFNWWLTEDQRDNPQVVATLQQANDSVLPSEKVAAEINGVAWWINPSEKAHIRWVRQEKEADLLNVLARLHAAGELNLGEGSKFAGVFRTHGVLVPVWDLDNTKDADDWAAGLEALDKKFAEKLAAEADGSAPELTGDEHKAKQTIVSRQVTIR; from the coding sequence GTGGCTAAGAAGAAAAAGAACCAAGAAAACCTGCCCGAGGGCATGAGCCGGCGCCAAGCGAAGCTGGCTGCCCGCGCCGCTGAGCGCGCGAAGCTGCAGAAGGACCCCCGCCCGTACGACGGGTTCGCGATGGAAGCCGACCTCATCGCGCTGCAGGAGTTCGTGCCGTCCGCACACTTCACCGCTGATGTGAAGGGTGCCGACCGCACGGTGCGCATCGTCACCGTGCTGCCCGGTGCTGTGGCTGCGCTGGTGCGTTCCGAGGAAGACTCGAACGGCTCCAACGGTGCCGTGGAGGCGCTCGTGGCGCTGCAAACCCAGCGCCGCGGCGACAACCCGAACCGCGACCTCGCCTACAAGCTGAACTGGGCGATCAACGCCAAGCCGGGCGAGTCCCTGGACACCGGCATCGCCGACGGCAGCGAGCCCGCCCTCACTGATCTGCTGGATAAGGACATGGACGAGCCCATTACCGTGGCTCAGGACTTCAACTGGTGGCTCACCGAGGACCAGCGCGACAACCCGCAGGTCGTGGCCACCTTGCAGCAGGCCAACGATTCCGTGCTGCCTTCCGAGAAGGTCGCCGCGGAGATCAATGGCGTGGCGTGGTGGATCAACCCCTCTGAGAAGGCTCACATCCGCTGGGTGCGCCAAGAGAAGGAAGCTGATCTGCTGAACGTGCTCGCTCGCCTGCACGCTGCTGGTGAGTTGAACCTCGGTGAGGGCTCCAAGTTCGCTGGCGTGTTCCGCACCCACGGCGTGCTCGTGCCGGTGTGGGACTTGGACAACACCAAGGATGCCGACGATTGGGCCGCAGGCCTCGAGGCTCTGGACAAGAAGTTCGCCGAGAAGCTGGCCGCTGAGGCCGATGGCTCCGCCCCCGAGCTCACCGGTGATGAGCACAAGGCGAAGCAGACGATCGTCTCCCGCCAGGTGACGATCCGCTAG
- a CDS encoding LCP family protein: protein MDSRDDVARDRNGKPILDRFGRPVRRRPLPPSSKGTGAGVGTGTGAAGSEERPRGRHAAPDGERPEWLERRLRDQPRAWENSGERGAHSAGGAHARHSADRADRADRGDRSDRAARNPRYGGYERNDRNADSPRRREGVVPEPPRYSRREQHDRELRNREQPYAPNRGDYRRRAAAAAGAAGVAGAGAAASAGAYPPPRPNAPERMEGWQAPEQRPGRSSRRSARVARGEGRPKRRRIKIGRILAAVLVVIVALTVGTGVWINSKLQRTDAIQNYDGRLGNTSGTNWLLVGSDSRAGLTEADADRLMAGELDDTVGRTDTIMLVHLPTFGGQATMLSIPRDSYVDIPGYGQSKINESFSLGGPALLQRTVEQATGIHIDHYAEIGFGGFANVVDAVGGIEICVKDPLDDPMAGINLQPGCQKMNGPTALGYVRSRYASANGDLDRVQRQRQFLTALSDKIASPGTLLNPFRAVKVIDTVTASLTVDNSDNVLNLARLAWGIRGAKQETVPTSGTEDTDAGNVLLWDDGAAEQLFQSLR from the coding sequence ATGGATTCACGCGACGATGTGGCACGGGACCGCAATGGCAAACCGATCCTGGACCGCTTCGGGCGGCCGGTTCGGCGTCGTCCGCTGCCGCCATCGTCGAAGGGGACGGGCGCTGGAGTGGGTACAGGAACTGGCGCCGCGGGCTCCGAGGAGCGCCCGCGCGGCCGCCACGCCGCCCCGGACGGCGAACGCCCCGAGTGGTTGGAACGCCGCCTGCGCGACCAACCGCGGGCCTGGGAGAACTCCGGTGAGCGCGGAGCTCACAGCGCGGGTGGCGCTCACGCGCGCCACAGTGCTGACCGGGCTGACCGGGCTGACCGGGGAGATCGATCAGATCGCGCGGCGCGCAACCCCCGCTACGGCGGCTACGAACGCAACGACCGCAACGCCGATTCCCCCCGCCGCCGCGAGGGCGTAGTCCCCGAGCCTCCCCGGTACTCGCGCCGCGAGCAGCACGACCGCGAGCTGCGGAATCGCGAGCAGCCCTACGCTCCGAACCGCGGTGACTATCGCCGCCGGGCAGCGGCAGCCGCAGGAGCAGCCGGAGTTGCTGGCGCAGGCGCCGCCGCGTCCGCCGGCGCATACCCGCCGCCGCGCCCCAACGCTCCGGAGCGCATGGAAGGATGGCAGGCGCCCGAGCAGCGCCCGGGTCGCTCCTCCCGCCGGTCCGCTCGAGTGGCACGCGGGGAAGGCCGCCCGAAGCGGCGTCGGATAAAAATCGGCCGGATCTTGGCCGCGGTCCTCGTGGTCATCGTGGCGCTGACCGTGGGCACCGGCGTGTGGATCAACTCCAAGCTGCAGCGCACGGACGCGATCCAGAACTACGACGGCCGCCTCGGCAACACATCCGGCACGAACTGGCTGCTCGTGGGCTCCGACTCGCGCGCGGGTCTCACGGAGGCGGACGCGGACCGACTCATGGCCGGCGAGCTAGACGACACCGTGGGCCGCACCGACACCATCATGCTCGTGCACCTGCCCACCTTCGGTGGCCAAGCCACGATGCTGTCCATCCCCCGCGATAGCTACGTGGACATCCCCGGCTACGGCCAGAGCAAGATCAACGAGTCCTTCAGCCTCGGCGGGCCGGCGCTGCTGCAGCGCACGGTCGAGCAGGCCACGGGCATCCACATCGACCACTACGCGGAGATCGGCTTCGGCGGATTCGCCAACGTCGTGGACGCCGTGGGCGGCATCGAGATCTGTGTGAAGGACCCGCTCGACGACCCCATGGCGGGCATCAACCTGCAGCCCGGGTGCCAGAAAATGAATGGACCCACGGCACTGGGATACGTGCGCTCGCGCTACGCCTCGGCCAATGGTGACCTGGATCGTGTGCAGCGGCAGCGGCAGTTCCTCACCGCGCTGAGCGACAAGATCGCCTCGCCGGGCACACTGCTCAACCCGTTCCGTGCCGTGAAGGTTATCGACACGGTGACGGCCAGCCTGACCGTCGATAACTCAGACAACGTGCTGAACCTGGCCCGGCTGGCATGGGGCATCCGCGGCGCGAAGCAGGAGACAGTGCCCACGTCCGGCACCGAGGACACCGACGCGGGCAACGTGCTGCTCTGGGACGACGGCGCCGCAGAGCAGCTGTTCCAGAGCCTGCGCTAG
- a CDS encoding CPBP family intramembrane glutamic endopeptidase — protein MATVRVRMATADRRALRWELLIVLTITFGTSGVRAVLRLIEAAARPENLNDQEATLNQRQSVLPWLDPLFQLISSGVLIAWGGLAIFLLLRHVPVRVGDAGALSSGAPNIAWRMRGADWLHGAGLAAVIGLPGLVFYFGAVALGLSKQVVPTGLGDSPWEIPLLVVNAWANGFAEEWIVVAWLATRLRQLRVNWVWVFVASAVLRGSYHLYQGYSAGVGNIIMGVVYLWYFKKTGRVWPLVIGHALIDTVAFVGYPLVLQ, from the coding sequence ATGGCCACGGTGAGGGTGCGCATGGCCACGGCTGACCGGCGGGCGCTGCGCTGGGAGCTGCTGATCGTCCTAACCATCACGTTCGGCACCAGTGGAGTGCGGGCCGTGCTGCGCCTCATCGAGGCCGCCGCCCGCCCGGAGAATCTCAATGACCAGGAGGCCACGCTCAACCAACGCCAGTCGGTACTACCGTGGCTGGATCCACTGTTCCAGCTCATCAGCAGTGGCGTGCTGATCGCGTGGGGCGGGTTGGCGATTTTCCTGCTGCTGCGGCACGTCCCGGTGCGCGTGGGCGATGCAGGGGCACTGTCGTCAGGGGCGCCAAACATTGCGTGGCGGATGCGCGGCGCGGACTGGCTCCACGGCGCCGGACTGGCGGCGGTGATCGGCCTGCCGGGGTTGGTGTTCTACTTCGGGGCTGTTGCCCTGGGTTTGAGCAAGCAGGTTGTACCCACCGGGTTGGGTGATTCGCCGTGGGAGATTCCCCTGCTCGTGGTCAATGCCTGGGCCAATGGCTTCGCCGAGGAGTGGATCGTGGTGGCCTGGCTGGCCACGCGGTTGCGGCAGTTGCGTGTGAACTGGGTGTGGGTGTTTGTGGCGTCCGCTGTGTTGCGGGGCAGTTATCACCTCTACCAGGGCTATTCCGCCGGTGTCGGCAACATCATCATGGGGGTTGTTTACCTCTGGTACTTCAAGAAAACGGGGCGCGTGTGGCCCCTCGTAATCGGTCATGCGCTGATCGACACGGTCGCTTTTGTGGGCTATCCGTTAGTTCTCCAATAG